One Stigmatopora nigra isolate UIUO_SnigA chromosome 1, RoL_Snig_1.1, whole genome shotgun sequence DNA segment encodes these proteins:
- the LOC144194119 gene encoding protein-L-isoaspartate O-methyltransferase domain-containing protein 2-like → MGGAVSAGEDNDDLIDNLKEAYYIRSDLVERAFRAIDRADYYLDEYRENAYKDLAWRHGNIHLSAPCIYSEVMEALDLHPRISFLNLGSGTGYLSTMVGLILGPFGVNHGIELHADVIDYAYQKLESFIKTSDSFDRFEFCEPSFVVGNCLDIPPETRQYDRVYCGAGVQKDHEKYMKNLIKVGGILVMPLEEKLTKITRTGPNSWETKKIISVSFAPLILPKHNVNGRPKSVPLPKYEVRSLQELTRFSIRHTLQTNTNGGESHSRSRGSSFSVGRGLAVAGLHKYGPRFKRRRVHRRRCNAIVLATRQVVGSAMGSAALDSNNNQGGRVEDEEEACEREARREVRGSRRATRRARGMMEEEEMVEDVEEEDERETGELLRVQPAVNVLRERILGLPLPEPLKRYLLYYRNK, encoded by the exons ATGGGTGGTGCCGTGAGTGCaggagaggacaatgatgactTGATCGACAACTTGAAGGAGGCCTACTATATTCGCTCAGATCTGGTGGAGCGGGCATTTCGTGCCATTGATCGCGCCGATTATTACCTCGATGAATACAGAGAAAATGCCTACAAG GACTTGGCTTGGCGACATGGCAACATTCATCTGTCAGCTCCATGCATCTATTCAGAAGTAATGGAGGCTTTGGACCTCCACCCTCGTATCTCCTTCCTCAACCTTGGCAGTGGGACGGGCTATCTCAGTACCATGGTGGGCCTTATACTAG GGCCATTTGGAGTGAATCATGGGATTGAGTTGCATGCTGACGTAATCGATTACGCCTACCAGAAGCTCGAGTCCTTCATCAAAACCAGCGACAGTTTTGACAG ATTTGAATTCTGTGAGCCATCCTTTGTGGTGGGCAATTGTTTAGATATCCCTCCAGAGACGCGTCAATACGACAGAGTGTACTGTGGCGCTGGGGTGCAGAAGGATCACGAGAAATATATGAAGAACCTCATTAAGGTTGGGGGCATCCTAGTCATGCCGCTTGAGGAAAAG CTGACCAAGATTACTCGCACAGGACCAAATAGCTGGGAGACCAAAAAGATCATTTCTGTGTCTTTTGCACCTCTCATACTGCCAAAACACAATGTAAATGGCAGACCCAAGAGTGTCCCGCTGC CCAAGTACGAAGTGCGCTCATTACAGGAGCTCACTCGTTTCTCCATCCGACATACGCTCCAAACCAATACAAACGGCGGAGAAAGCCATTCCCGTAGCCGCGGCTCTTCATTCAGCGTGGGCCGGGGCCTGGCCGTTGCCGGTCTCCACAAGTACGGCCCTCGGTTTAAACGCCGCCGTGTGCATCGGCGTCGCTGCAATGCCATCGTCCTGGCCACCCGTCAGGTGGTCGGCAGCGCAATGGGCTCTGCCGCTCTGGACAGCAACAATAACCAGGGAGGTCGagtggaggatgaggaggaagcaTGTGAGAGGGAGGCAAGGCGGGAGGTGAGGGGTTCTAGGAGGGCGACTAGAAGGGCCAGGGGAATGATGGAAGAAGAAGAGATGGTGGAGGATGTTGAAGAGGAAGATGAGAGAGAGACTGGAGAGCTTCTCCGAGTCCAACCTGCTGTAAATGTGTTGAGAGAGCGGATCCTGGGCCTTCCGCTACCAGAGCCCTTAAAGAGGTACCTCTTGTACTACAGAAACAAGTGA